The Novosphingobium resinovorum nucleotide sequence GTCCGACCAGCAGGAAGAAGATCGCCATCAGCCCGTCATTGATCCAGTGCGCCAGCGACAGCGGCCCGAGGCTAAGGTGGAGCACGTGCTCGTACCCGTGCGCCAGCGGCGAATTGGCGAGGAGCAGGGCGATCGCGGCCATCGCCATCAGGAACAGTCCGGCGGATGACTGGCCGTCGAGAAACTGGCGAAGGGCGCTGGGGGTCTTGAGGCGGGAGAGGACCATGCGGGGCTCCGGGCTTGGGGGCAAGTGCACCGGCGGCCCGACCGGCACTGCGAAACCTGCTTGCCGGGATCGGCGAGCACCCGCCGGTAGCTATTGCAGCCTTGGCGCGGTGCCGCAACCGGAACCGGGCATAGGAATGCTACGGCCCCGCACCCGATCCCGTCATTCCCGCGAAGGCGGGAACCCATCTGATGCCGGTGCACCCTGCGATGTCGGGAGATGGGTCCCCGCTCTTGCGCGTATGACGGCAATGGAATGGCGGATAATGGTCCTTCAGGCGCGCGGGGGCGGCTCTACCAGCCTGATCCGCACCGCCAGCCCCGGCGCGGCGTCGCGCAAGTCCACCGTTCCGCCGTGGAGGTGCGCCACCGCCTGCACCAGCGAGAGGCCGAGGCCCGCGCCCCAGCCGCCGCGCGCTTCGTCCAGCCGGGTGAACCGGCGCAGCGCCTGTTCGCGGCGCTCGGGCGCAATGCCGGGGCCTTCGTCGGCCACGACGACCGCCGCGCCGTCCGCCTCTGGCACCAGCGACAGGGTGATGGTGCCAGCCCCGTACTTGAGTGTATTGTCGACGAGATTGCCCAGCGCCTGATCGAGCAACTGGCGATGGACCCGCATGTGCAGCGCGGCCGGGGCGACGACCACGATCGCGCGGCCCTGATCCTCGACCATGGGCGCATAGATTTCCGCCACCGTCTCCAGCAGTTCGGACAAGTCGGCGTCGGCCAGGCTCTCGCGGCCCATGCCCGCTTCGGCGCGGGTGATCGACAGGGCGGTCTCGACGATCGCCATCAGGCGTTCGCTTTCGGTGAGGGCCTGATCGACGAAGGGCTGGGCGAGGGGATCCTCGACGTGCTGCGCCGCCCGGTCGAGCGCGGCGCGCATCCGCGTCAGGGGCGATTTCAGGTCGTGGGCGAGGGCGTCGGTGGCCAGCTTCAGCTCGTCATTGAGCGCGGCCATGCGGTCGAGCGCCTGATTTACCTCGCTGCCCAGCAGGGCGAAGGCGTCGCCGGTGTCGTCTGCGGGGACGCGGCGGGAGAGGCGACCTTCGCGCACGTCGCGCAAGGTGGCGACGCTTGCCCGCAGACGGTTGAGGATCAGTCGCGTCGAGACGTAGGCGGCGAAGGCCGCGAAAACCACGGAGAGCGCCAGCGCGATCATCGAGGTGCGTTCGAGCAGGGCCAGCACCTGCCGTTCCGTCTCCACCACCGTTCCGGTGACCAGGATCGAACCGTCCCGCAGGCGGACCGACTGGATCAGCATTGCCTCCGGCGCGGTATGGCCGGAGCGCGGCAGCTTCTCTAGCGCATAAGGCGCGCCGGGTGTGAGGTCGGGCGGTAAGCTATCGAGATTGCCGGTCAAGCGAGTGCCGTCCGGGTTGGCGAGGAAGAGCACACTCGCCCGTTCGATCCGGCGCGAAACCTTGGCGTCGATGGCGCGGGAGATCGCCGGCTCTCCGCCCTCGTTATAGGCGTCGAGCAGGTCGTCGCGCAGGGTCACGGCGACGGCCACGGCGTCGGCATGGCTCTGGGATCGCAGCAGCAGCGCCGGGCCGAGCAGCAGTACCGCAGCCGCGACGATCTGGAACAGGAAGACGAGCGCGGCGAAGCGGAACGTGGTCGAGTGCCAGATTTTCACGGTTCGGCGCCGATGCGATAGCCCGCGCCGCGCACGGTATGGAGCAGGCGGCGCGCCTCGCCCTCGTCGATCTTCTTGCGCAACCGGCTGAGGTGAACGTCGACGACATTGGTGCCGGGGTCGAAGTGGTAATCCCACACGCCTTCGAGCAGCATCGTGCGGGTCACCACCTGATCGGCATGGCGCAGCAGGAATTCGAGCAGTCGGAATTCGCGCGGCTGCAGTTCGATGACTCGCTCGCCCCGGCGCACGCGGCGGGCAAGGAGGTCCATTTCCAGATCGTCGCAGCGCAGCACCGTTTCCGTCACGGCGGCAGGTGCGCCGCGGCGGATCAGCAGCCGGATGCGGGCGAGCAGTTCGGCGAAGGCGAAGGGCTTGACCAGATAGTCGTCGCAGCCGTTGGTCAGTCCTTTGATCCGGTCTTCCGGCGATCCGAGCGCGGAGAGGATGATCACCGGCGTCTCCAGCCCGGCGCCGCGCAGGGCTGCCAGCACCGCCATCCCGTCCAGCCCCGGCAGCATCCGGTCGAGCACGATGCATGCATATCCGCCGTCCGTGCCCAGAAACAGGCCGTCGCGCCCGTTGGCGGCGCGGTCTACCGTGAAGCCCGCCTCGTCGAGGCCCTTGGCGATGAAGTCGGCGGTGTCGGCATCGTCCTCGACGAGCAGGATCTTCTGGCTCAACGCGCCTTCCTCACACTTGCGGTCCTTCCATTGTGAGCCGTGTGGCCCTCCGGCGCGATGGGGAGCGGATTAACTTTCGCTCATGTTCCCTCCAGCCGGGGGAGGCTCCGCGCATCGTATGCACCTTGGGCGCGCCACGACAAGAGTTGAGACCACATGGATACCGACACTGCCATCCTCGATGAGCGGACCTGCCGCCTGATCTGCCCGATCGCCTCGGGCATGGTGGGGGTCTGCATGACCGGCATCGGGCTGCTGCGCGTGGCGGTGTCGGTGCGAGGACATGAGACGATCGCCGACGATCTGCTCTCGGTCGATGCGCTGCTGTTCCTGCTGGCGACGCTGGCCTCTTACTTCGCGTTAAGGGTGCAGTCCTCGACACGGCTGCACGGACTGGAGCGGGTGGCGGATGCGGCGTTCATCCTGGCGATGTCGCTGCTGACGGTGGCGTGTTTCGTGATCACGTATTCGCTCGGGGGGTAGACTTTTCCTGATTTAACCCACTTCGCTCATGCTGAGCTTGCCGACGCGTCGGCAGGCGCAGCGCCACGTCTCGGGGCCTTCGACAAGCTCAGGCTGAGCGGGATGGGAGGGTGGCGCAGCGTCCAGATTGCCGATTGTTCATGTTGTGGCGAGCCTCCGGCAATCCGGCCGAGCGCACAAACGGCACCATGTTGCTGAGAACCGCCCTTTTTCTCTCGCTCCTCGCCGTGCCGCTCGGTGCGCGCGCGGCTACGCCCGTCGAGGGCGTCTGGCTCAACCCATCCGGTAGCGTCGCCGTGCGTACCGGTTCCTGCGGGCCAGGCCTGTGCGGACGCGTGGTCTGGGCCAGCGGCCAGGCGAAGGCCGACGCGCAGGACAGCGGGATCGCGTCGCTGATCGGCACCGAGCTGCTGCAGGACTACC carries:
- a CDS encoding sensor histidine kinase, whose product is MKIWHSTTFRFAALVFLFQIVAAAVLLLGPALLLRSQSHADAVAVAVTLRDDLLDAYNEGGEPAISRAIDAKVSRRIERASVLFLANPDGTRLTGNLDSLPPDLTPGAPYALEKLPRSGHTAPEAMLIQSVRLRDGSILVTGTVVETERQVLALLERTSMIALALSVVFAAFAAYVSTRLILNRLRASVATLRDVREGRLSRRVPADDTGDAFALLGSEVNQALDRMAALNDELKLATDALAHDLKSPLTRMRAALDRAAQHVEDPLAQPFVDQALTESERLMAIVETALSITRAEAGMGRESLADADLSELLETVAEIYAPMVEDQGRAIVVVAPAALHMRVHRQLLDQALGNLVDNTLKYGAGTITLSLVPEADGAAVVVADEGPGIAPERREQALRRFTRLDEARGGWGAGLGLSLVQAVAHLHGGTVDLRDAAPGLAVRIRLVEPPPRA
- a CDS encoding response regulator transcription factor yields the protein MSQKILLVEDDADTADFIAKGLDEAGFTVDRAANGRDGLFLGTDGGYACIVLDRMLPGLDGMAVLAALRGAGLETPVIILSALGSPEDRIKGLTNGCDDYLVKPFAFAELLARIRLLIRRGAPAAVTETVLRCDDLEMDLLARRVRRGERVIELQPREFRLLEFLLRHADQVVTRTMLLEGVWDYHFDPGTNVVDVHLSRLRKKIDEGEARRLLHTVRGAGYRIGAEP
- a CDS encoding DUF2147 domain-containing protein gives rise to the protein MLWRASGNPAERTNGTMLLRTALFLSLLAVPLGARAATPVEGVWLNPSGSVAVRTGSCGPGLCGRVVWASGQAKADAQDSGIASLIGTELLQDYRPEGRIWRGTVFVPDMGRRFDSRIEPLSADRLKISGCILGGFFCRSQVWTRIAQVPA